A part of bacterium genomic DNA contains:
- a CDS encoding ImmA/IrrE family metallo-endopeptidase, with translation MKNMQMNRVTVKPEMLDWACKRSGKSLKNIYDKFPKFELWSSGKANPTLKQLERFAKATYTPIGFLFLQEPPVEKVPIPDFRTVGNKKYGHPSPNLLDTIYICQQRQEWYRDFMRISGEKPLQFVNSAATSDNVEKSAMRIRQTLGFDIEERRKMRTWTDALRSFIAQADDLGILVMVNGVVGNNNWRKLDVDEFRGFALVDNLSPLIFINGSDTKSAQMFTLAHELAHIWLGQSALSDSQVSDVTGNEIERWCNQVAAELLVPLAVMRDEYQKNKPLSEEANRLARRFKVSTLVILRRIFDAGGLKKEQFWKAYNEEVERLQEISTGSGGDFYLTQGARLSKRFARALVASTLEGQTLYRDAFRMLGFSKLETFRDLGYTLGVV, from the coding sequence ATGAAAAATATGCAGATGAACCGCGTGACAGTAAAACCGGAAATGTTGGATTGGGCTTGTAAACGTTCAGGGAAAAGCCTAAAAAACATATATGATAAGTTTCCAAAATTTGAGCTTTGGAGCAGCGGTAAAGCAAACCCGACTCTCAAGCAATTGGAGCGTTTTGCTAAAGCTACATACACCCCAATTGGATTTCTTTTCCTTCAGGAGCCTCCAGTTGAGAAAGTTCCGATTCCTGATTTTCGGACAGTCGGTAACAAAAAGTATGGCCATCCAAGCCCCAATCTTCTGGATACCATTTATATTTGTCAGCAAAGGCAGGAATGGTATCGTGATTTTATGCGAATTTCAGGTGAAAAGCCTCTGCAATTTGTCAATTCTGCCGCGACTTCAGATAATGTTGAAAAATCTGCAATGCGAATTCGTCAAACACTTGGATTTGATATTGAAGAACGCCGCAAAATGAGAACCTGGACGGACGCGTTGCGGAGCTTTATTGCCCAAGCTGATGACCTGGGGATTCTCGTTATGGTAAATGGTGTGGTTGGAAATAACAATTGGCGAAAGCTTGATGTAGACGAATTTCGGGGTTTTGCCTTGGTTGACAATTTATCTCCACTTATATTTATAAACGGGTCGGATACAAAATCGGCCCAGATGTTTACTCTCGCGCATGAGTTAGCCCATATCTGGCTCGGACAATCCGCTCTTTCTGATTCTCAGGTCAGTGATGTAACTGGAAACGAGATTGAGCGTTGGTGCAATCAGGTTGCCGCTGAACTTTTAGTGCCTCTGGCTGTTATGCGGGACGAGTATCAAAAAAATAAACCATTGTCTGAAGAGGCCAATCGCCTGGCCCGTCGTTTCAAAGTCAGCACATTGGTTATTTTACGGAGAATTTTCGATGCGGGCGGCCTCAAAAAAGAGCAATTCTGGAAGGCCTATAATGAAGAGGTAGAGCGCCTCCAGGAAATTTCTACAGGATCAGGGGGCGATTTTTACCTGACACAGGGCGCGCGGCTTAGCAAGCGTTTTGCCAGAGCGCTTGTTGCCAGTACGCTTGAGGGGCAAACCCTTTATCGTGACGCGTTTCGTATGCTTGGATTTTCAAAGCTTGAAACTTTCCGGGATCTCGGGTATACGCTGGGAGTAGTCTAA
- a CDS encoding DUF4411 family protein has product MVYLLDANVFIQAKNLHYGLDFCPAFWDWLITNNTAKRVFSIEKVGDEINAGVDELSDWAAKRGPEFFLRPDATILPALSSVSAWASSQKYEPVAVNTFLQVADYYLVSHALAHGHTVVTHEKAYNSTKKIGIPNVCISLKIKFMTPYEMLRHERARFVLGSSV; this is encoded by the coding sequence ATGGTATATTTACTTGATGCAAATGTTTTTATCCAGGCAAAAAATCTCCATTATGGCCTTGATTTTTGTCCGGCATTTTGGGATTGGCTGATAACAAATAATACAGCTAAGCGAGTTTTTAGTATTGAAAAAGTTGGCGATGAGATAAATGCCGGCGTGGATGAACTTTCTGATTGGGCGGCTAAGAGAGGCCCGGAATTTTTCCTTAGACCTGACGCGACAATATTGCCCGCGCTTAGTTCAGTCAGCGCATGGGCATCAAGCCAAAAATATGAACCTGTTGCTGTAAATACCTTTCTACAGGTAGCTGATTACTACTTGGTATCTCATGCTTTAGCCCATGGGCATACTGTTGTCACACATGAAAAAGCGTATAATTCGACTAAGAAAATAGGAATTCCAAATGTTTGTATCAGTCTTAAAATTAAGTTTATGACGCCATATGAAATGCTTCGGCACGAACGGGCTCGTTTTGTCCTTGGTTCCAGTGTGTAA